A stretch of DNA from Nonlabens ponticola:
ACATCTTGATCGATACCTGTTGATGCAGCCAAGGCGCGCGTCATCAATTTTTGCGAGACGCCTATACGAAAGCTACCTGTCATGATCTTATTGAAAACAAATCGCTCATAGTAATTGAGCTTCAACCAGTTTTCTTGTAGGTATGCTTTCTTTTCTTCATCTGGCTTTTTGCGCAGCTCAATCAACTCACTGACGATGGTAGAAAGTGATTTGTCAGACGGCTCGCTGGTGGTAGGTAGAATCAACGCAATGGTTTCTGCGAGGTCACCAACAATATGGTAGGATTCTTCAAACAACCACATGGGAATACCGCTGATCTCAATCGCCCATTCTCTCATGAGGGTTGTGTTCACTGGTCGTTTAGGTCTGCGATGTGATAGAATGGCGATGGTCCATAGCTTGTCATCTTCAGGCGCTGTGTTAAAGTACTCGGTTAGCGCGGCTACCTTGAGCGTAGTTTTATTGGTGCCATCAATGGTTCTTATGAGTTCTGCGAATTGTTTCACACGATTAAATTTAAACTCAAGTTCAAATCAAAACTCAAATGGTTTTCCTTATTTAATTTGTAAGGCATATTGTTTGAGGAAGAGCTCACTATATTCAAAGAGATCATGACTTTAAATTGATTTTTAAATTTTAGTTTTGATTTAATTTTTGTCGGGTTCCAACTCGGCTTCAGGCTCAGATTCATTGAGTGTTTCGCCTTCATATTGCGTGCGCTCACTGATAGCGTTGAGGCCCTTTTCTTCTCTCAAGTATCTAGCGAAAATCTCTTGATATCCATGTGTGGTAATCACGTTTTCACAGCCGGTGGCATCAATGCTTTGTAGCAAACCATCCCAATCGCAATGGTCTGATAGAACAAAGCCTTTATCTATGGCCCGCCTGCGGCGCGCACCACGAAAGGTCATCCAGCCGCTAGCGCTTGCTGTCGCGTAGGGAACAAATTTGCGCATCCACGCGCTACCGTGTGCACTAGGTGGAGCAACCACGATGTTGCCTATCAAGTCTTTCTTAGGTGTTTCCCTAGTGACTAAATGCGTCTCAGGAAAATCGATGAGTTCGCGCAGTACCTCGGTCATTTTATAAACGGCGCCATGGCAATAGATTTTCATCTTACTGGTGTCTAGATGTTTGATAAGTCGTTGTGCTTTGCCTAGCGAATATGCAAATAGGATAGAGGTCTTGCCTTCGGCGTGGTTTTGTGCGCACCACTCGTTGACATCGCTCATGACCTCAGTCTGTGGTCGCCATTTGAATGCTGGTAATCCAAAGGTGCATTCTGTTATAAAAGTGTTGCATTTGATGGGCTCATAAGGGGTTGAGATACCGTCATCTTCCGTTTTATAATCTCCTGTAAAAACCCAGACTTCGTCTTTGTGTTCTACCCTAATTTGGCAGGATCCTGGAATATGACCAGCAGGATGGAAGCTGAACTTGACGTTGTTGATGTGCAAGCTTTCGCCGTGAGCGATTCCTGAAACATTAATATCACCCAGCCTGTGACTAATGATGGGCACGTTATCGTGATGTGTGATGTATTTCTTGTGACCCCAGCGACTGTGATCTGCATGGCCGTGTGTAATTAATGCTTTGTCCACAGGTTTCCATGGATCTAGGTAAACATCTGCAGCATGGCAATAGATGCCGTGGTCTGTAAATTTAAGTAAGGGCTCGCTCATTGCTTAAAAATAACAAGCGATGCAGGCAGTGACGTGCGGTTTAAGAGAAGTTTATGCGGTAGTCGTGTCAAGCGCTTCATCACTTGCGGCAGGTGGCAAATCATTTTTAAGATCTTCCAAAGCTTGTCGCTGGTTGCGGTCATACTCTTCTTTCTCATTCATGGCCGCGATCAATTGATCTGTGGCTAGAATGATGCCATTGTACCGATCCTGATGCTCACTCGCGGTGCGAGTTGTGTATGATAAGTAGGATTCATAGCTTCTAGAACGAACGAGCAATACCTTGATGCGTGATTTGATACGTTGCTCATCAAAGGCATCGGGAACGTTTTCCAGCATGGATTCAGCATGTGTCGCTAGTCGCGTTGTGGCCGCCTTACTGTGATCATAGTTTTCTAAAGCAGTCTGAAACCTTTCAAATTCTTGCCAGTCGCTGGCGCTTGCCCTCGCATCACCTACTAGCGATATTTGTTGTTGTGCAAACTCAATCTCAGATAGGTTTAGGTCTGTGGTTTCTGTGCTAACATCATCTTCCTGATTATTGCAACTCACTAATGATGTGAGAAAAACGGTCAAAATGAAATAGCAATAGCGCATGTAAAAGATTGTAAGGTTCAAATTTAAGTATAAAAAAACACCGTTTCTAATAACGGTGTTTTATAGTTTGAGGTGTGCAATCAACTAATTACTATCTAGTTCTTCATTATATTCTACTGCTGCGTCTTCATATCGCTGCATGGTAGTTTTTTTATCATCAATGTTATTGATTTCTTCTAGATATTCTTCCATCGCGTCTTCTTGATTATCGACATATTTGGCACGTGCTTGCGCAATTTCTTTGGCTAGATCGTCATATGCTTCTTGGATTTCTTCAAGATTTTCCATGTTTTCTTTGCGCGTGGTTGTTGGGATGGCAACCTCTTTTTCAAATTCAGTAATTTCTTTATTGACGTCTGCGATAGCATCGCGTACATCATCAACCATTAAATATGCAGGTATGGTACTCATGAGAATATTATAGTCGGCACGCAATTGCTGGGTGCTAGTCATGACTTTTTCATCAGGTGTATTTCTCAATTCCTCAAGATCAGCATTAACGGTGCTGTAGACCGTCCAGCCCTTAACTTGCGTGGCGCGATCATTCTCAACGGCTACTGCATTACTAAAATCACTGCGCAACCGTTGTGCATCCTCGTTAGAGTAGCGGCGCACTGGTTCCTGATCGTTAGTTGCAAATTGCTGTGTGTCATTATCATCATTATTCATCACCGCAGTATCCATCGCGTTGTTATCAATGCCATCTGATGGATCCTCGTTTGTTTTACAAGCTGTTAGTGCCATTGCGAGGAGAGCGGTTGTAAGAATATAATTTTTCATGCGTTTAACATTTGAGTCAAAATTATGAACAAAGGTGCCGTTGGTACTGCTTATCTTTTAATAAATGAAAGTTAACTTATGTTATAGTGCGTGTAGGAATTTTTACCATTCATACATATTATCGAGTTTTTGAGTTGTTGGTTTGTTACGCTTTCGCGAAAGCGTAATCATTATCGTCCTATCCACACTAAAGTTACATTATGGTAGTACTAGCACTATATTTGCTCAAAATTTAAAAGATTGGGTAAGAAAATACTAGTCATAGGTGCCTGTGGGCAAATAGGAACGGAGCTGACCATGCGACTGCGCGAGTTATATGGTAATGATGCGGTTATCGCTGGTGACATTAGAGAAGGAAGTGAGGAATTGATGGCGAGCGGTCCATTTGAGATCATGGATGCCATGGATGGAAACCAGGTTGAAGATATATGCTTACACTATGAGATTGAAGAGGTCTATCTTATGGCTGCCATGTTGAGCGCGACTGGCGAGAAATATCCTGACAAAGCGTGGAAACTCAACATGAACAGCTTGTTCAATGTGCTGGATCTGGGTAAGGAGAAGAAAATAGACAAAATATTTTGGCCATCGAGTATTGCGGTTTTTGGCCCGACAACGCCGCAGGAAAACACACCACAACATACCGTTATGGAGCCTACTACTGTTTATGGTATAAGCAAACAGACTGGTGAACGCTGGTGTCAATACTATCACGATAAATATGGTGTTGATGTACGATCCATACGCTACCCTGGATTGATATCCTGGAAAACATTGCCTGGTGGTGGCACAACAGATTATGCCGTAGATATTTTCCATAAGGCAGCCGCTGGCGAGAATTATGAATGCTTTTTAAAGGATGATACGCAGTTGCCTATGATGTATATGGAAGATGCTATACGAGCCACTGTAGAAATAATGGAAGCGCCCGCGGAAGCAGTCAAGGAACGTTCATCTTACAACCTATCAGGAATGAGCTTTACACCAGCGCAAATAGCTAATGCTATTAAGGTCCATAAGCCAGCCTTTGAAGTGAGCTATCAGCCGGATTATCGCCAAGCAATCGCTGACAGCTGGCCAGGTTCTATTAATGATGATGCCGCAAGAAAAGACTGGCAATGGCAGCCACAATTTGAACTGGAAACCATGGTTGCCGAGATGTTAAAACATCTTTCTTAAATCACTTTACCAGCCATAGCAGTTGATTATATTTGTAGCACTTTTAAATTAAGAATATGTCCTTTTCATCATTATTTGAGTCTGGAGAAAGCGCCAGGAATAGAAGTCACTTTGCATCATTAGTAAGCATCGCACAATCGTCTGGATTGAAAGATGAAGAGAGTACTTTATTATCACGATACAAATCAGTTCTTGATATCAATGATTCTGACTATGAAGAGATTATGAAAGATCCTTCAAAGTTTCCTGTTTTTCCACCTAATACGAGCGAAGAGCGCATTCAATGGTTGCATGATCTTTTCAAAATCGTTTTTGCTGACCATGAGATGGATGAAACTGAGCACAAGT
This window harbors:
- a CDS encoding TerB family tellurite resistance protein; translated protein: MSFSSLFESGESARNRSHFASLVSIAQSSGLKDEESTLLSRYKSVLDINDSDYEEIMKDPSKFPVFPPNTSEERIQWLHDLFKIVFADHEMDETEHKLLKKYAVALGFNDEDATYLTERSIEIFTGHLSLEDYRYLLNKNR
- a CDS encoding ligase-associated DNA damage response exonuclease, which codes for MSEPLLKFTDHGIYCHAADVYLDPWKPVDKALITHGHADHSRWGHKKYITHHDNVPIISHRLGDINVSGIAHGESLHINNVKFSFHPAGHIPGSCQIRVEHKDEVWVFTGDYKTEDDGISTPYEPIKCNTFITECTFGLPAFKWRPQTEVMSDVNEWCAQNHAEGKTSILFAYSLGKAQRLIKHLDTSKMKIYCHGAVYKMTEVLRELIDFPETHLVTRETPKKDLIGNIVVAPPSAHGSAWMRKFVPYATASASGWMTFRGARRRRAIDKGFVLSDHCDWDGLLQSIDATGCENVITTHGYQEIFARYLREEKGLNAISERTQYEGETLNESEPEAELEPDKN
- a CDS encoding NAD-dependent epimerase/dehydratase family protein, yielding MGKKILVIGACGQIGTELTMRLRELYGNDAVIAGDIREGSEELMASGPFEIMDAMDGNQVEDICLHYEIEEVYLMAAMLSATGEKYPDKAWKLNMNSLFNVLDLGKEKKIDKIFWPSSIAVFGPTTPQENTPQHTVMEPTTVYGISKQTGERWCQYYHDKYGVDVRSIRYPGLISWKTLPGGGTTDYAVDIFHKAAAGENYECFLKDDTQLPMMYMEDAIRATVEIMEAPAEAVKERSSYNLSGMSFTPAQIANAIKVHKPAFEVSYQPDYRQAIADSWPGSINDDAARKDWQWQPQFELETMVAEMLKHLS